The Kosmotoga olearia TBF 19.5.1 sequence AACCCACGAACTACTGGACAAAAGTATCGTGGATGCATTCTTTATCTCTGGAGATGCCAAAGTACTTGGAGCTTATAGAGCCATTCGAGAAAAAGGATTAAAGATTCCGGAAGATGTTGCTGTTCTTGGAATAGACAATCTGCCCTCTAGTGAATACATGTACCCGCCTTTAACTTCTATCGACCAAAATGTCGAAAAATTCTCTGACCAGGCAGTTAATCTTTTGATAGAGATGATGCATTCAAAGAAGAAATCACCAAAGAGGATAATCCTGCCGCCCAGAATAATTGAAAGGCAATCAGTATGAAAGGATGTTGTATGTGAAGTTGTTAAAGGATGTAAATCACAATGGAACCAGATTGGATTATTCAGACTACTTAAAATATCTTGAAGGTGAAAAAAATTCTTCTCTAAGGTTTTTACAGGAACAAACACACTGGCCAATAATTCCGGATCTTACAAAAAAAGTAACCAAAAGTGGAACATACCGTCCTTTCAGAGGGGACACGTTGATATTTCCTGTAAAAGAACGAGAAGCCTTTGTAGAAATCCAGCGAAAACTTTACCGGGATGTTGGTGAATCACTTGCGGCCCCTCTGGATCCAGAATATTTTCATATTACTTTGCATGATTTAAATAATGAAATTGATATCCATAACAAGAACAAGCTCAGTGAGCTCATGAGTCGTTCGGGAAATGATGTCAAAAGACTTTTTAAAAAGCTAGCTACTTACTTCAAAAAGTATCCAGATCAGGAGAAAATAAAGCTAAAAGCTATTGGATTCATAGGGCCTCCAATCGGTATAGCAGTTCTTTTTGCCCCTTCAGGAGAGAGGGATTTCAAATTGCTCCTGAACCTCTTTAATACCTTTCAAAGCATTGTAAACCTTGTAGATCCATTGAAACCACACCTGAGCCTGGGTTACTTTCTCCCTGAAGAACCTACTAAAGAAATAAAGTTACAAATTTCAAAAGCGCTTTCGACAACTCCAAAGATTGAGCTGGAGCTGGATATTGCTGAGCTCGAATACTCCGAATTCACCGATATGAACCACTACACAACGAAGTTTAAGTTAAAGGATTTTGGATAAACTTATCTCGGCTAAGAATCTTGAAAAGCGAGAATAGAGAAAATCCGAGAACCGATGACTGAGAACCAAGAACCCAGAAGGCAAGAACGTTTAGACCTGTCATTGTTTTTGAACTTTCTAACCCCTAGACCTTATACCCATTTTTTATCCAAGCTCTAGTCTCCAACATCCAATCTCGCTTTTTTGTTCTTCCTGCTGTAGGCGTCTTGCAAGCGTCACACTATCAGCTGACAGCGTCCGCAAGCCTCAACCTCGTGAGCGTCAACGTCGTGAGCCTCCTGAGCGCAGCTCAGCACTTTCGCCGCATAGCAGCCCTCTCGCCTTCTCGGATCTCGGACTCTCGAAGTTTTTTTGGTGTACTGTCCCCATTTTCCAGGGACAACTGCGCAGTAGTTCTAATCAACCATGAAGTGGTTCGCACCAGTGGCGTATCCAGTCGTAACAATCCCAAAGGGATTTGTATCTGCCGCGCAGCGGCTTTCTCGGTTCTCGGATTCTCGGATCTCGGATTTTTATCAGCGTCTGCGAGCCTCAACCTCGTGAGCGTCAACGTCGTGAGCCTCCTGAGCGCAGCTCAGCACTTCACAGCTTAGCTGCTTTCCGCCGCAGGCGCACATCAACTGCGAAGCAGTTCGAGACAACCACGAAGTGGTTCGCACCACTGGCGTAGCCGGTCGTAACAATCCCAAAGGGATTCGTATCCGCCGCGCAGCGGCTCTCTCGGTTCTCGGACTCTCGGATTCTCGTATTCTTATCAGGAGTTCGTATCACCGGTGAAGCCGGTCGTAACAATCCCGAAGGGATTCGTATCCGCTGCGAAGCAGTTCGCCCCACTAGCACAGTTAGTATTGGAAAACGAGCTTGCCCTCTATAAAGACTTTCTCTGCCTTTGCTCTGAAGTCGAAGGGATGGTGACTCCAGATGACTACGTCCGCATCCTTGCCAGGTTCAAGCGAACCGATACTGGATTCCATCCCCAGTATTTTTGCCGGGTTTATGGTTACCATCTTCAGGAGATCTTCTTCTTTTGCACCATATCTAAGTGCAGTGCCAAGCTGAATATTGGTAAACTCAAGAGGTATTACCGGATGATCGCACATCATGGCTGCAAGGATGCCCTTCTCATTTATAATTCTGACAGACTCGTAGCTCATGTCTTTCAGCTCGAGCTTAGTTCTGAAACCGAAAATTGGGCCCAGAATCAGGGGTACGTTCTTCGCTTTAATATAGTCGGCGATTTTGTAAGCCTCAGTAGCATGTTCGATAACCAGGTTGAAACCGAATTCTTCGGATATCCTGATCGCCGTGAGGATATCATCCATCCTGTGGGCATGTATTCTGGCTGGTATTTCTTTCTTGAGAACTTTCTCGCCTGCCTCTAACTGCAGATCTATGTCGGTGAATTCTTCCCCATTGGAAAGTGCCTTTTCTTTCTTCTGCATGTAGTTCTTTACCTTCTGGAAGTACTGTCTTATTATCGCAGCTATACCCAGCCTGGTCCCGGGTTGCTGCTTTCTCTCTCGTCCATAAACCCTCTTGGGATTCTCACCGGTTGCCATCTTCAGCCCCGCAGGAGCTTTTACAACCATTTCATCCACTATTCTGGAACGGAATTTGAAGATTGCTCCCTGACCACCTATGGGGTTGGCGCTTCCAGGGAATACATTTACCGTTGTTACTCCTCCGGAAAGAGCCCTATCAATTGCGGGGTCGTTGGGGTAGAAGGCGTCAAGCACCCTGACTTCAGCGGTAACGGGGTTTGTCTTCTCGTTGCCATCCTGGTAAAGCTCTTCGCTT is a genomic window containing:
- a CDS encoding amidohydrolase, with the translated sequence MEILFKNGTIYPITSSPFKGDLLIVDGKIKAIGEQLKNSNAEIIDVSGKFIFPGFVDAHSHIGVFEEGVSEELYQDGNEKTNPVTAEVRVLDAFYPNDPAIDRALSGGVTTVNVFPGSANPIGGQGAIFKFRSRIVDEMVVKAPAGLKMATGENPKRVYGRERKQQPGTRLGIAAIIRQYFQKVKNYMQKKEKALSNGEEFTDIDLQLEAGEKVLKKEIPARIHAHRMDDILTAIRISEEFGFNLVIEHATEAYKIADYIKAKNVPLILGPIFGFRTKLELKDMSYESVRIINEKGILAAMMCDHPVIPLEFTNIQLGTALRYGAKEEDLLKMVTINPAKILGMESSIGSLEPGKDADVVIWSHHPFDFRAKAEKVFIEGKLVFQY